From Denitrovibrio acetiphilus DSM 12809, the proteins below share one genomic window:
- a CDS encoding ABC transporter ATP-binding protein — MILLRADHLKKTYKKIKAVDGVSFHIHTGEIFGLLGENGAGKTTVIKMLSTLTKPDSGSAKMLGVNIFTNNFFAREQIAIVPQEINLDNELCVQDNLYIYAKLHKVENAKKRVADVLSQFGIAEKAKERVSDLSGGQKRRVMLTRVMLGDPKLIFMDEPTIGLDPSIRKDIWQMIRHIKESGKSVLLTTHYTDEAEQLCGRVALMQKGKLVKTGSPAKLVEQAGSLAVDMALGRAQVTKMFPSDAELIQYVKKHNINDYSIHKPRLEDVLLDMKEDCP, encoded by the coding sequence ATGATACTGCTGCGTGCTGACCACCTTAAAAAAACTTATAAAAAGATAAAGGCTGTGGACGGTGTCAGCTTTCATATTCACACAGGAGAGATTTTCGGTCTGCTGGGTGAAAACGGAGCAGGTAAAACAACAGTTATTAAGATGTTGTCAACATTAACCAAACCGGATAGCGGGTCGGCAAAAATGCTGGGTGTAAATATCTTTACAAACAACTTCTTTGCCAGAGAGCAGATAGCTATTGTCCCGCAGGAGATCAATCTTGACAATGAGCTGTGTGTTCAGGACAATTTATATATTTATGCCAAACTGCATAAAGTAGAAAACGCAAAAAAACGAGTGGCAGACGTACTGAGCCAGTTCGGGATTGCTGAAAAAGCAAAAGAACGCGTTTCTGACCTCTCCGGCGGGCAGAAGAGACGTGTAATGCTCACAAGAGTTATGCTGGGTGACCCTAAGCTTATATTCATGGATGAACCGACGATCGGGCTCGATCCGTCTATCAGAAAAGATATCTGGCAGATGATCAGACATATTAAAGAATCAGGTAAGTCAGTCCTGCTCACAACCCACTATACTGACGAAGCTGAGCAATTATGCGGACGTGTTGCGCTCATGCAGAAAGGCAAACTGGTTAAAACCGGCAGCCCGGCGAAACTGGTTGAACAGGCTGGCTCCCTTGCTGTTGACATGGCTTTAGGCAGGGCGCAAGTGACTAAAATGTTCCCGTCTGATGCAGAGCTGATTCAATATGTTAAAAAGCACAACATAAATGATTACAGCATCCACAAACCAAGGCTTGAGGATGTTCTTCTGGACATGAAGGAGGATTGCCCGTGA
- a CDS encoding ABC transporter permease, with protein MTTVLSGTYAVFYRELLLLKSKLFRFGYVFYSLFSPVVYLAAFGLGLGSRIDVGGMEYTTFLLQGIICMSSMNNSYNLVMTSVSIGRLHSGSFQTIITSPVSSLSVMGGLVLSGIVRGFVAVIFIMGAGFLMFGAFPFTWMSFIALVLNMSFFAGVGVITGLLIKDLESNALIVNFIIMPMAFFSGTFYPVDYLPKAVQWVVYIMPLSHTNILMRAESLSGNALTSFFVLCALTIIAFLIGGNMLKRYSE; from the coding sequence GTGACAACTGTTTTATCTGGTACTTATGCGGTTTTCTACAGAGAACTGCTGCTGCTGAAGAGCAAACTCTTTCGCTTCGGATATGTTTTCTACAGTCTCTTTTCCCCCGTGGTATATCTGGCAGCATTCGGTCTGGGGCTCGGCTCCAGGATTGATGTCGGCGGTATGGAATATACCACATTTCTTCTTCAGGGGATAATATGCATGAGCTCCATGAATAACTCATACAACCTTGTTATGACCTCTGTAAGTATCGGCAGGCTTCACTCTGGAAGTTTTCAGACTATCATAACATCACCTGTCAGCAGTTTATCTGTGATGGGCGGGCTTGTGCTTTCAGGAATTGTGCGTGGTTTCGTTGCTGTGATATTTATAATGGGGGCAGGGTTTCTAATGTTCGGAGCATTCCCTTTTACATGGATGTCTTTTATAGCACTCGTTCTTAACATGAGTTTTTTCGCCGGAGTGGGTGTCATAACCGGACTCTTAATAAAAGATCTGGAGTCAAACGCTCTGATAGTAAACTTCATCATCATGCCTATGGCTTTCTTTTCCGGCACATTTTACCCTGTGGATTATCTGCCAAAGGCTGTGCAATGGGTTGTTTACATCATGCCTCTGAGCCATACAAATATCCTGATGCGCGCAGAGTCCCTTTCGGGTAATGCGTTAACATCGTTTTTTGTACTTTGTGCACTGACTATCATAGCCTTTCTTATCGGCGGGAATATGCTGAAACGGTATTCCGAATAA
- a CDS encoding ABC transporter substrate-binding protein has product MRIITLLASLMMLLAVQVSAQISFTDDTGKTITLEKTPEKVIVLNSSNLELFIAAGGTPAAYAESSTMPGYIKEKVKHLPSMGRVDSPDIEKIVTMQPDLVIGLNFPYHVGIRGSLESAGVKMAIFTIQNVSDIKHHMEIFGKIAGNSDAAKLSWEKINTKLEAVEKATAGLNKKKALVLFGSTESFSMAMPDSFVGQMLELAGGINIAKDSKEKSKGGMFKGFVPVSLEYTLIQDPDIIFIITHEDLMTPSEDKSLLQHPAWQSLRAVQQGHTIKLPFATYGVNPTVRTGEAVAELSELMYGDIIK; this is encoded by the coding sequence ATGCGGATCATAACACTCCTTGCTTCCCTGATGATGCTTCTGGCTGTGCAGGTTTCTGCGCAGATAAGCTTCACAGATGACACAGGCAAAACCATTACACTGGAAAAAACACCAGAAAAAGTAATCGTGCTGAATAGCTCTAACCTTGAGCTTTTCATAGCAGCCGGCGGAACTCCCGCAGCATACGCTGAAAGCAGCACTATGCCCGGCTATATTAAAGAAAAAGTGAAACATCTTCCGAGTATGGGCAGAGTAGACTCTCCGGATATAGAAAAGATAGTCACCATGCAGCCGGATCTCGTTATAGGTCTGAATTTCCCTTATCACGTAGGGATACGCGGCAGCCTTGAATCCGCCGGAGTCAAAATGGCAATCTTCACTATCCAGAATGTCAGCGACATAAAACACCATATGGAAATATTCGGCAAAATAGCAGGAAATTCTGATGCAGCAAAATTGTCATGGGAAAAGATAAATACAAAGCTTGAAGCAGTAGAAAAGGCAACAGCAGGGCTTAATAAAAAGAAAGCTCTCGTGCTCTTCGGCTCCACTGAAAGCTTCAGCATGGCAATGCCGGACAGTTTTGTCGGGCAGATGCTTGAGCTGGCAGGCGGCATCAACATCGCAAAAGATTCAAAAGAGAAATCAAAAGGGGGGATGTTTAAGGGATTCGTACCTGTAAGCCTTGAGTATACGCTGATACAGGATCCTGACATAATATTCATCATCACCCATGAAGACCTGATGACACCTTCAGAAGACAAAAGCCTTCTCCAGCACCCCGCATGGCAGTCTCTGCGTGCGGTGCAGCAGGGGCACACAATTAAGCTCCCTTTTGCAACATACGGAGTTAACCCAACTGTACGCACTGGGGAAGCCGTTGCAGAACTTTCCGAGCTTATGTACGGAGATATAATAAAGTGA
- a CDS encoding IS5 family transposase (programmed frameshift) gives MYRAQLSDEQWERIKDMLPGKKSDSGVTAKDNRLFVEAVLWIARTGSPWRDMHPCFGKWHSVYVRYDRWAKKDVWQKVFAELSGDADLEYLMVDGSIVRVHQHGAFKKNCQNQECQGRSRGGLSTKIHASVDSHGNPVRFILTGGQESEYAQADNLIAGFSPAYVIADRGYDSNAFVSSIIQAGAVAVIPPKCNRLEQRKYDKHLYKERNLVERLFQRMKEFRRIATRYEKLARNYEAMVTLVAVIIWLK, from the exons ATGTATAGAGCTCAATTATCAGATGAACAATGGGAACGCATCAAAGATATGCTCCCCGGAAAAAAGAGCGACAGCGGAGTAACAGCTAAAGATAACCGTCTTTTTGTAGAAGCAGTCTTATGGATAGCCAGAACAGGTAGTCCTTGGCGTGACATGCACCCCTGCTTTGGCAAATGGCATAGTGTATACGTACGTTATGACAGATGGGCTAAAAAGGATGTTTGGCAGAAAGTATTTGCAGAGCTGTCTGGAGATGCAGACCTTGAGTACCTTATGGTAGACGGCAGTATTGTAAGGGTTCATCAACATGGTGCAT TCAAAAAAAACTGCCAAAACCAAGAATGCCAAGGGCGTTCCAGAGGCGGTCTGAGTACTAAGATTCATGCATCTGTGGATTCACATGGCAACCCTGTAAGGTTTATCCTTACGGGAGGACAGGAGTCGGAATACGCTCAGGCAGATAATCTCATCGCAGGATTTTCACCTGCTTATGTGATTGCTGACAGAGGGTACGATTCCAATGCTTTTGTGTCTTCAATAATACAGGCTGGTGCTGTTGCAGTTATCCCGCCTAAATGTAATAGATTAGAACAACGGAAATATGACAAGCATTTGTATAAAGAGCGCAATCTGGTTGAAAGGCTCTTTCAGCGAATGAAAGAATTCCGGCGAATTGCCACAAGATATGAAAAACTTGCAAGAAACTATGAGGCAATGGTAACATTGGTGGCTGTAATCATATGGTTAAAATAA
- the hutX gene encoding heme utilization cystosolic carrier protein HutX: protein MENIINYLKENKGAATYSAAKKLNVPERDILKAIPEEASYAPVDAFDDIVETVSGWGDIMMIVTNGSVIFEVKGTLPKGKHSHGFFNLHEKGNPVGGHLIADKFDGIYFVSRPFMGKESHSIQIYDQQGDAGIKFYLGRDEKGEIKPEQREKFMELKKRYAECGS, encoded by the coding sequence ATGGAAAATATAATAAATTATCTAAAAGAAAATAAAGGAGCTGCAACCTACTCTGCGGCAAAAAAACTGAATGTACCTGAAAGAGATATACTAAAAGCCATACCGGAAGAAGCATCATACGCTCCTGTAGACGCTTTTGATGACATTGTGGAGACTGTCTCCGGCTGGGGGGACATCATGATGATAGTGACTAACGGCAGCGTTATCTTTGAAGTAAAAGGGACATTGCCAAAGGGGAAACATTCCCATGGCTTTTTCAACCTGCATGAAAAAGGAAATCCAGTGGGTGGACATCTCATAGCTGATAAATTTGACGGGATATACTTCGTGAGCAGACCATTCATGGGTAAAGAGAGTCACTCCATTCAGATATACGACCAGCAGGGGGATGCGGGTATCAAATTTTATCTTGGCAGAGACGAAAAAGGCGAGATCAAGCCCGAGCAGCGCGAAAAATTTATGGAACTGAAAAAGAGGTATGCAGAATGCGGATCATAA
- a CDS encoding sensor domain-containing diguanylate cyclase: MLKSPSTRILIVVMFFWATAWAEVSCAYPVKVSDSKVSVNIGLSVEYYEDKTATLTLKDAIRLNNENQFRSSVKLPLNFGYSKSTYWLSFSVMGDTASMSGWVLDIPYAPLDYITVYIPNGKGSYAEFRGGDKVRFKDRQVEYKNAVFMLGRDLLPYQEYYIKVSSGGSLNLPIFLWTGAGFTQHVNMVQTGMGIYFGVMFALLLYNAYLYFSIRDKDFLFCILIILVYSVEQASYSGMAAQFLWSDLPWWSNNSLVFFSILLFLSITVFTKSFLKLKEYSKTLNIIMKLYISYYVALFPAFFIMGYRITSIAAATVGISLIIMVFLTSLIVYSKGYKPARFLLLAWTLFLLGLGLMLLKLLGILPPVFITEYSVQIGFTANAVLLSFALADRVNMLRRDKEEAQKATLSQLEISERIKSEFLAETEKLVDERTKELEEANQRLVELASIDVLTGLYNRRIFNETLQKEFSRAKRTGSLISIILIDIDYFKNYNDYYGHLEGDACLAELADIFTNSVNRSTDTIARYGGEEFAIILCDTRLDGALKVAESIRFTVEESCIPHKMSPIGYVTVSCGIASITPLMQDKPEDLLSKADQALYKAKSSGRNQVVTSSY, from the coding sequence ATGCTTAAATCTCCTTCGACACGTATCCTGATTGTTGTGATGTTCTTTTGGGCAACGGCTTGGGCTGAAGTCTCCTGCGCCTATCCAGTGAAGGTTTCTGATTCAAAAGTAAGTGTCAATATAGGTCTGTCTGTGGAGTATTACGAAGATAAAACTGCAACACTGACCCTTAAAGATGCCATCAGGCTTAATAATGAAAATCAGTTTCGTTCGTCTGTTAAGCTGCCTTTGAATTTTGGATATTCCAAAAGCACGTACTGGCTGTCTTTTTCTGTTATGGGGGATACTGCATCAATGTCAGGCTGGGTTTTGGATATTCCTTATGCTCCTCTTGATTATATCACGGTATATATCCCTAATGGAAAGGGGAGTTATGCGGAATTTCGCGGAGGGGACAAAGTCAGATTTAAAGACAGGCAGGTTGAGTACAAAAACGCAGTATTTATGCTCGGGCGTGATCTGCTCCCTTATCAGGAATATTATATTAAAGTGTCGTCAGGTGGATCTCTAAATCTTCCGATTTTCCTTTGGACAGGAGCCGGTTTTACCCAGCATGTAAACATGGTGCAGACAGGGATGGGGATATACTTTGGTGTCATGTTTGCTCTTCTGCTTTATAACGCTTACTTATATTTTTCGATACGGGACAAAGACTTCTTGTTTTGTATCTTGATTATACTTGTTTATTCAGTTGAACAGGCAAGCTACAGCGGTATGGCTGCGCAGTTTCTCTGGTCCGATTTGCCTTGGTGGTCAAATAACAGCCTTGTCTTTTTCTCTATTCTTTTGTTTTTATCTATTACTGTTTTTACAAAATCTTTTCTGAAGCTGAAAGAGTATTCCAAAACTTTAAACATCATAATGAAGTTATATATCAGCTATTATGTTGCGCTGTTTCCGGCTTTTTTTATTATGGGCTACAGGATTACAAGCATTGCAGCTGCAACAGTGGGTATATCACTTATTATTATGGTCTTTCTTACTTCCCTCATTGTATATTCTAAAGGCTATAAGCCTGCCAGGTTTCTTCTGCTTGCATGGACTCTCTTTCTGTTAGGGCTTGGACTTATGCTTCTGAAGCTTCTGGGGATTCTTCCACCTGTTTTTATTACAGAGTATTCTGTGCAGATAGGTTTTACAGCTAATGCTGTACTTTTGTCATTTGCTCTTGCGGACAGAGTTAATATGTTGCGCAGAGATAAAGAAGAAGCACAAAAAGCAACTCTCAGTCAGCTTGAAATATCTGAACGGATAAAATCTGAATTTCTTGCTGAAACAGAGAAGCTTGTGGATGAACGCACAAAAGAGCTGGAAGAAGCTAATCAGAGGCTGGTTGAGCTTGCCTCTATTGATGTACTCACAGGGCTTTATAACAGAAGGATTTTTAATGAAACTCTGCAAAAAGAATTCAGTAGGGCAAAAAGAACAGGTTCCCTTATCTCAATTATATTGATCGATATTGATTACTTTAAGAACTATAATGATTATTATGGACATCTCGAAGGTGATGCTTGCCTTGCTGAACTTGCTGACATCTTTACTAATTCCGTTAACAGGTCAACAGATACTATAGCAAGATACGGTGGTGAGGAATTTGCTATTATTCTTTGTGATACCCGTCTTGACGGAGCATTAAAAGTTGCTGAAAGCATACGCTTTACTGTGGAGGAGTCCTGTATCCCTCACAAAATGTCACCGATAGGATATGTAACCGTTAGTTGCGGTATCGCAAGTATCACGCCTTTAATGCAGGATAAGCCTGAAGACCTTCTCAGCAAGGCAGATCAGGCTCTTTATAAAGCTAAGAGTTCCGGCAGAAACCAAGTTGTCACCAGCAGTTATTGA
- a CDS encoding DMT family transporter, producing the protein MPEKSAKGVVLHLLIGAFLISFSPVFVKLSTTAGTTSGFYRMFFGLLGLSALFFFGGKLQRTSLKGFMVITICGLFFYLDIYFWHISILYVGAGLSTLLANFQVFFMAGLDILVFKQKLSKRLGVAILMAVIGLYLLVGTGWGDKDDAFRMGVFFGLLTAMAYSGYLFTLRLAGSLTEPVDKRMSMLIVCLVGTVALGVTALISGESLAIPDVETGVYLVSYGVLSQAVGWVMIAAALPRTRLTIGGLVLLLQPTLAYVWDVAFFDKVIANTDLLGAGLAIFAIYLGTIRPAGRR; encoded by the coding sequence ATGCCTGAAAAATCAGCTAAAGGTGTTGTGTTACATTTGCTTATCGGTGCTTTTCTTATCAGTTTTTCCCCTGTGTTTGTTAAGTTGTCAACAACAGCTGGCACAACATCCGGTTTTTACAGAATGTTTTTCGGACTTTTGGGGCTGTCTGCACTCTTCTTTTTCGGTGGGAAGCTCCAGCGCACCAGTTTGAAAGGGTTTATGGTTATTACCATCTGCGGTCTTTTTTTCTATTTGGATATCTATTTCTGGCATATCAGCATTTTATATGTTGGTGCAGGTCTTTCCACTTTACTGGCTAATTTTCAGGTTTTTTTTATGGCCGGTCTGGATATTCTTGTCTTTAAGCAGAAGCTTTCTAAAAGGCTGGGAGTTGCGATTTTGATGGCAGTCATCGGGCTGTATCTCCTTGTGGGAACGGGCTGGGGCGATAAAGATGATGCCTTCCGTATGGGTGTTTTTTTCGGGCTGCTCACTGCCATGGCATATTCCGGCTATCTGTTTACTTTACGCCTTGCGGGCAGCCTTACTGAGCCTGTTGATAAACGAATGAGTATGTTGATAGTTTGCCTTGTGGGAACTGTTGCCCTTGGGGTCACTGCCCTTATTTCTGGTGAAAGCCTTGCAATACCTGATGTTGAGACAGGAGTATACCTTGTGTCATACGGAGTGCTTAGTCAGGCTGTCGGATGGGTGATGATTGCTGCTGCTCTGCCGAGGACAAGGCTGACTATTGGCGGACTTGTACTGCTTCTCCAGCCGACACTGGCATATGTCTGGGATGTTGCCTTTTTTGATAAAGTTATTGCCAATACAGATTTATTGGGGGCAGGGCTTGCCATCTTTGCTATTTATCTGGGGACAATACGTCCTGCTGGAAGACGCTGA
- a CDS encoding FecCD family ABC transporter permease: MTENTKRTITTAAGLTLLVAGFTYSVMSGTVNIAFDDFVRVFSGVETGGLYHVVMNIRIPRIIVGGLVGINLALSGAILQSILKNPLADPGIIGISSGAGLSAMFVMILYPAVSHLVPFAAFLGAMGTAALIYMLAYENGAHPLRLILAGVAISAFLGAFMTALMVLQSDKVQGTLSWMAGALNGRSWNHVQMILPYSVIGVLGAFVCGKYLNILALGDDVAKGLGMSVEKSKLFMVILATMLAASAVSVAGMLGFVGLIIPHITRLMVGSDNRILIPLSAVFGALTVIIADTVARTLFSPYELPVGVIMAFAGAPFFLYLLNRRVRK, encoded by the coding sequence ATGACAGAAAATACCAAGAGAACCATCACCACAGCGGCAGGGCTAACTCTCCTTGTTGCCGGGTTTACCTACAGTGTCATGTCAGGAACAGTTAATATTGCATTTGACGACTTTGTAAGGGTGTTTTCAGGAGTTGAAACAGGCGGACTCTATCATGTTGTAATGAACATCCGTATCCCCAGAATAATAGTCGGCGGACTAGTGGGCATAAACCTTGCGCTTTCCGGTGCAATACTCCAGTCGATACTCAAAAACCCGCTGGCAGATCCGGGTATAATAGGCATTTCCTCCGGCGCAGGACTTTCTGCGATGTTTGTTATGATACTTTATCCGGCGGTAAGTCACCTCGTTCCCTTTGCGGCTTTTCTGGGGGCTATGGGCACAGCTGCATTAATATATATGCTTGCCTATGAAAACGGAGCACACCCGCTGAGGCTTATTCTCGCCGGAGTTGCCATTTCAGCCTTTCTTGGCGCTTTTATGACAGCGCTTATGGTGCTCCAGAGCGACAAGGTTCAGGGGACTCTGAGCTGGATGGCTGGCGCCTTAAATGGCAGAAGCTGGAACCATGTCCAAATGATACTCCCCTACTCTGTGATAGGCGTACTGGGAGCATTCGTATGCGGAAAATACCTGAATATACTGGCTCTGGGTGACGATGTGGCAAAAGGGCTGGGGATGAGCGTGGAGAAGTCGAAGCTCTTTATGGTCATACTAGCCACAATGCTTGCAGCCTCTGCTGTGAGTGTTGCGGGGATGCTCGGCTTTGTCGGGCTCATAATCCCCCACATAACAAGGCTTATGGTCGGCTCTGACAACAGGATACTCATACCGCTCAGCGCTGTATTCGGAGCTTTGACAGTTATAATCGCAGATACCGTGGCGAGAACTCTTTTCAGCCCCTATGAGCTGCCTGTGGGTGTAATAATGGCATTCGCCGGAGCTCCTTTCTTTCTGTATCTGCTGAATAGGAGGGTGCGGAAATGA
- a CDS encoding RMD1 family protein: MNLSMTATYVSEKILTKRIDLGQRMSYLPSSFLVGKNQWVVAFRFGVVVTIGLNETEFQGAMDVIAPHMETPVSPKIDETIQIQLHAAEDNITGDHITLKDLTWERVLVMSDIMAKSVMLERYETAMSGVFTEIEPLARRLMKGYNEKIRSKEIIHRIGATLLIQQMLVGRVEVSEKPEVLWDHPELEKFYLKLKDEFEISERNSALQKKLELISVTAETQLELINKSHSLRVEWYIVILIVVEIFLTLYEMFFRAQ, translated from the coding sequence ATGAACTTGTCCATGACAGCAACATATGTCAGTGAAAAAATTCTGACAAAAAGGATTGATCTTGGTCAGAGAATGTCCTATCTGCCTTCAAGCTTTCTTGTAGGAAAAAACCAATGGGTCGTTGCGTTTCGCTTTGGAGTAGTGGTTACAATCGGACTGAACGAAACAGAGTTTCAGGGAGCTATGGATGTTATAGCGCCACATATGGAAACACCCGTTTCACCTAAAATTGATGAAACAATACAAATACAGCTTCATGCAGCCGAAGACAATATAACGGGCGACCACATCACACTCAAAGATCTCACATGGGAAAGAGTGCTTGTAATGTCTGACATCATGGCGAAAAGCGTGATGCTGGAAAGGTACGAAACAGCAATGTCCGGCGTATTTACAGAGATTGAACCTCTTGCCCGCAGATTGATGAAAGGATACAACGAAAAAATACGCTCAAAAGAGATAATCCACCGGATAGGAGCCACCCTGCTCATTCAGCAGATGCTTGTGGGGCGTGTGGAAGTAAGTGAGAAACCAGAGGTGCTATGGGACCACCCAGAACTGGAGAAATTCTATTTGAAACTGAAAGATGAATTTGAAATATCAGAAAGAAACTCTGCACTGCAAAAAAAACTTGAGCTCATATCTGTAACTGCGGAAACACAGCTTGAGCTTATCAACAAATCCCACTCTCTACGTGTTGAGTGGTATATTGTAATCCTTATTGTTGTGGAGATATTTCTTACGTTATACGAAATGTTTTTCAGAGCTCAATAA
- a CDS encoding ABC transporter ATP-binding protein: MKYFSCENLISGYNKKPIIKNISISFGQSNITSVIGPNGSGKSTLLKTMGRLIKPFSGKVYINDKTIDSYSAQEIACNMGILPQAPTAPMDTPVHCLVSYGRNPHKKLMSKFDKTDRDTVDWAIESTGLKDKRFKRLGQLSGGERQRAWIAMALAQQPKTLLLDEPTTYLDVHHQFEVLELLEKLNRECGLTVIMVLHDLNLASRFSHRIIALKDGTVCKDGTPQEVMTEENISGIFNVRSTVLDVNNNRVAVPMGVA; the protein is encoded by the coding sequence ATGAAATACTTTTCATGTGAAAACCTGATATCCGGATATAATAAAAAACCGATAATTAAAAATATTTCAATCAGCTTCGGTCAATCAAATATAACTTCTGTCATCGGTCCGAACGGTTCGGGCAAATCAACCCTTTTAAAGACTATGGGTAGATTGATAAAACCTTTCAGCGGAAAAGTTTATATAAATGATAAAACGATAGACAGCTACTCCGCACAGGAGATAGCTTGCAACATGGGGATACTTCCTCAGGCACCGACAGCACCGATGGACACACCTGTTCACTGTCTGGTTTCCTATGGCAGAAACCCTCATAAAAAGCTGATGAGTAAGTTTGATAAAACAGACAGAGACACCGTCGACTGGGCTATTGAATCAACAGGGCTCAAAGATAAGCGGTTTAAAAGACTCGGGCAGCTTTCCGGTGGCGAACGCCAGAGGGCATGGATAGCTATGGCTCTTGCACAGCAGCCTAAAACACTGCTTCTGGATGAACCGACAACCTATCTGGACGTACATCACCAGTTTGAGGTGCTGGAGCTCCTCGAAAAGCTAAACAGAGAATGCGGTCTGACAGTAATTATGGTTCTGCACGATCTTAATCTCGCTTCCCGCTTCAGCCACAGGATAATCGCACTTAAAGATGGAACTGTGTGTAAAGACGGCACACCGCAGGAAGTAATGACCGAAGAAAATATTTCGGGCATCTTCAATGTCCGCTCAACAGTACTAGACGTCAACAATAACCGTGTTGCTGTCCCTATGGGTGTGGCATGA
- the hutW gene encoding heme anaerobic degradation radical SAM methyltransferase ChuW/HutW, with protein MNLNWHMEIDSETRQLIFGNENEDGLTRGYDRKRVVHAGGKGAPIRPEETQSVWKFETSSPSFVPKAVYINIPFCQTRCAYCGFFKNLAKDDMMESFTETLVKELKLSAELPLFGKGNVNAVYIGGGTPGALHNSQIERILDAINQYIPIANDCEFTFETRTFEFTKDKIETCLNAGVNRFSLGVQSFNSAARKVIGRVDDGDVVARKIEEMKKYNHAAVSIDLMYGLPYQSEKDFMEDILIADELGVDGMALYQLNVFDDSRLDKKVKSGSLPTVPSTKEQAIYHIKAYKMMQNLAYTQASMSHWTRGTRDRSLYNRMSKEGCVMHAYGAGAGGRTASCGYFTHPSLTPYINMVMNGIKPLMGMTRTTENSRLFNMIVSQTDCGHLRFDTLNRAAGTDMRSLLEPLVNSWQERGLVTVRENLMKLTPEGQFWYVNMAQAMIDVISLATDKEYIPQTARISAQN; from the coding sequence ATGAACCTGAACTGGCATATGGAAATTGATTCGGAGACCAGACAGCTGATCTTCGGAAATGAAAATGAGGATGGACTGACCAGAGGATACGACCGTAAGCGTGTGGTACATGCCGGAGGCAAAGGTGCGCCTATCCGCCCCGAAGAAACCCAATCTGTATGGAAATTTGAAACCTCTTCACCCTCTTTTGTACCAAAAGCGGTCTACATCAACATCCCCTTCTGCCAAACCCGCTGTGCTTACTGTGGGTTCTTTAAAAATCTGGCAAAAGACGACATGATGGAAAGCTTCACAGAAACCCTTGTAAAAGAGTTAAAACTCAGCGCAGAACTCCCACTCTTCGGCAAAGGCAACGTAAATGCAGTATACATCGGCGGTGGAACTCCGGGTGCTCTGCATAACAGCCAGATTGAGCGTATTCTTGATGCAATTAATCAGTATATACCGATTGCGAATGACTGTGAATTCACTTTTGAAACAAGGACTTTCGAATTTACCAAAGATAAGATAGAAACATGTCTGAATGCCGGAGTAAACAGATTTTCTCTTGGTGTTCAGTCATTTAACAGTGCCGCCAGAAAAGTTATAGGGCGTGTGGACGATGGCGATGTAGTCGCCAGAAAGATTGAAGAGATGAAGAAATATAATCACGCAGCAGTATCTATCGACCTCATGTATGGTCTGCCGTATCAGTCCGAAAAAGACTTTATGGAAGATATCCTTATAGCAGACGAGCTCGGCGTGGACGGCATGGCTCTTTATCAGCTTAATGTCTTTGACGACAGCAGACTGGATAAAAAGGTCAAGAGCGGCAGCCTGCCGACAGTCCCCTCCACAAAGGAACAGGCGATATACCATATAAAGGCATATAAGATGATGCAGAACCTTGCCTATACCCAGGCTTCGATGTCTCACTGGACAAGAGGCACAAGAGACAGAAGCTTGTATAACCGCATGTCCAAAGAGGGGTGTGTTATGCATGCGTACGGCGCGGGTGCAGGCGGGAGAACAGCCTCTTGCGGATATTTCACCCACCCGTCACTGACTCCATACATAAACATGGTGATGAACGGCATCAAACCGCTCATGGGTATGACACGCACAACAGAAAACAGCAGACTCTTCAACATGATAGTCAGCCAGACCGATTGTGGTCACCTTAGGTTCGACACCTTAAACAGAGCCGCCGGAACAGACATGCGATCCCTCCTCGAGCCTTTAGTAAACTCCTGGCAGGAGAGAGGACTGGTCACTGTCAGAGAAAATCTCATGAAGCTGACACCTGAGGGGCAGTTCTGGTATGTAAACATGGCACAGGCTATGATCGACGTCATTTCACTGGCGACAGACAAGGAATATATACCGCAAACTGCCAGAATATCGGCACAAAACTAA